DNA from Arthrobacter sp. PvP023:
TTCTGCCAAGTGCTTGGCCTGCCGGATCAGGCTCCGTTCGAGCCGTGTCTGGTCGAGGTTGAGAACTGATTCGGCGATGTCCAGGGCAAACCTGTCATTGTGCAGCCGGGCCGCGAGGTTTGCAGCAGCCATCAGCTCGTCGGCTTCACCGGAAATGATGCCCCGGGCGTATTGTGCGCACAGTTCTGCGAATGGTCCCTGGTTTTCAGCCGCACTCTCCAGCAGCCGGGACGCCGCAGCTGCTTCCCCAAGCCTGACGGCCGAGCTCAAGCACAGCAGCTCGTGGCCTACATTGCCCGTGCCGCGGTCCTCCTCCGCCATGCGCAGCAACTCTCCGATCCCCGTCCGGGGCCCATCCAGCTCCGCCCGTGCGAGTGCGGTGAAGTAACCCTCAGCCCGGGACACCTTCCATGATTTCCGCCGGAAACCTGATTCTGTCTCGGCCAGGTAGCCGAGCGCCTGTTCACGCTCACCCTGCAGAGCCGAGGCGTAAGCCGCGGCCGCGCAGGCGAGAGTCAGCACGCCGTCGCTGTCCTGGATCCGCAGCTGGCTGATACCGGGAACGAGCAGGTCCAGTCCGTCGCGTCCGCGGCCCTGCATGCAGGCGCAGATCGCCTCCGGAACCTCAGTCGCGCTGAACCTCCGGTAGACCACGGACGACGGACCCCAGTCCTCGTCCGGCAAGGTCTCTGCCGCCTCGTCCCATCTGCCGGCCACCAAATAAGCGAAGCGCAGCCGGGAAATCACCGACTGCGCTATTGCCACCGGGATCTCCGGACGGAGGCACTGCAGCTTCAGCTGTTCAGCGAGCTCGGCGGCATCCGCCTGGCGCCCCGTCACGGCCCACGCTTCACACAACCAGCTGCCTGCCTGGAGCCGGAATTCGGCACTGTGGAACTCCACATTGTCCAGGGCGCCGGCGAGGTCGGCAGCCATTTCCGGATAGGTTCCGGCGTAGCTGGCTGCCTCGGCTTCGGCCAGTGTCAGCTGTTCGCGGATGCGCCTGAGCTCCGGTGCGGGCATATCGGCTGCCGGACCAGTCGCGTCGTCATAGAGTACTTTTCGCACCCGGGCCAGGGACTCAGCCGCCTCTTGCCAAGCGCCCGGGGTGGCAAGGAACACCGAGCTCTCGGCCAGCAGCAGACCGATCCACTCAGCGAGCGCCGGGTCTCCCGTCGACGCCTTACGGTGCCGTCGGACCACCTCGAGGGCCTCGTCAACATCGCCGAGGGTCATCAGTGCCGCCACTTCCTCGGTGACTGCCGCAGCCAGCGCCTCATGCCCCGGTACCGAGCGGACGAACCGCAGCGCCAGGGCGGCATCAAGCCTCCCGTTGGCGAGGCGTGCGGCTGAAAGGGACTCTTCCGTTGACAACACGGCACCGCAGTCAAGCGCCCAGACCGCGAACGGCAGTTCCGTCGCGGGAGTCCGGAGGGAAGGTGCCGCGGCGAGGAGGACCATTTCGCGGAGCTCGTTGCTCCTCCCGGGCGGGACGTTTTCGCGGACCACATCGGCCACCAACTGGCTCTGGATCCTGACGCGGCGGGGAAGGGAGTCCTCGACCGCCAGGACCCCGCGCTCTTCGAGGGCGTCCACGTCGTCGGCCTCCACCAGCTTCAGCAGGGTATCCAACGGCAGTGTCTCTGCCAGCGACAGAATCTCCAGAATCCGCCGGTCAGCCTCGCCCATCCGCCCCAGCCGGGTGGCGATCAGGTCGGTGATGGCCCGGCCATGTACGTGGTGGTCAGCGGTCAGGACCCACACACCGTCGCGGACCACAAG
Protein-coding regions in this window:
- a CDS encoding LuxR family transcriptional regulator, whose product is MLTADNVASSHATRSAGTTRGAAWPLIGRRQAVSYITRALAESTGGVLVTGSSGTGKTFLTTHALKQFRDDSLVVTLRCSAALSRSPYGALNMLLSDLEPGYLNHPVLVLSGLMRLLRERAKGKTVYLFVDNAGEADELTAVTIAQLARNRAVRLVLTCSDPLRLSAEISGLCDGGFLTRINLEPLSFREAVSWLEEGLSAKVSHSAVQSLWAASDGNPHYLKMLAIELADSGSLVVRDGVWVLTADHHVHGRAITDLIATRLGRMGEADRRILEILSLAETLPLDTLLKLVEADDVDALEERGVLAVEDSLPRRVRIQSQLVADVVRENVPPGRSNELREMVLLAAAPSLRTPATELPFAVWALDCGAVLSTEESLSAARLANGRLDAALALRFVRSVPGHEALAAAVTEEVAALMTLGDVDEALEVVRRHRKASTGDPALAEWIGLLLAESSVFLATPGAWQEAAESLARVRKVLYDDATGPAADMPAPELRRIREQLTLAEAEAASYAGTYPEMAADLAGALDNVEFHSAEFRLQAGSWLCEAWAVTGRQADAAELAEQLKLQCLRPEIPVAIAQSVISRLRFAYLVAGRWDEAAETLPDEDWGPSSVVYRRFSATEVPEAICACMQGRGRDGLDLLVPGISQLRIQDSDGVLTLACAAAAYASALQGEREQALGYLAETESGFRRKSWKVSRAEGYFTALARAELDGPRTGIGELLRMAEEDRGTGNVGHELLCLSSAVRLGEAAAASRLLESAAENQGPFAELCAQYARGIISGEADELMAAANLAARLHNDRFALDIAESVLNLDQTRLERSLIRQAKHLAETCRRRLRTPQDGTHDRLTLTARELQIAQLAAAGASNKSIAAQLHVSVRTVEGHLYQIYGKLKIEERLELPVALGSTGDD